A region from the Triticum aestivum cultivar Chinese Spring chromosome 3D, IWGSC CS RefSeq v2.1, whole genome shotgun sequence genome encodes:
- the LOC123077507 gene encoding uncharacterized protein: protein MERVDGGAGLGARGSAAAMLGMEMHLVHQPQPQIHAASSFQQPPEHLHHANGGGLQVQHHQAMPVRQQHPQPPYAAYVAPPSRAVKAHEEEEMGNGVGNGGGVVQQPRAGAGAGAAGCPWSRMKWTDAMVRLLIAVVYNAGDDGEGVSAGGKAAASHSHGKAGASAAAAHGGHGPQAAAQQKKGKWKSVSRAMMENGFAVSPQQCEDKFNDLNKRYKRVVDLLGRGTACKVVENPALLDAMGELTAKAKEEARKLLSSKHLFFREMCTYHNPPGAAAAASHGTDDGAACFHHPQPAAVPGAANSSAGRQVVAMVNSSTRSEDDSEDDVLSSKEAEEEEEDDDYDLDDVEEKAPGTNRRGGCVDDGNGFHNYGGHKNKRRRGESNAAAGEDGEEDGNKHARRRPCAMQQLQRELAAAEAGGDQQQLRQWMQRRALELEKQKLAYEVREYALEKQRHKWEQFKATKEWDMEHERLRIERRRVDGQRMLLVLKQKEFDLDLAEAYNNYSSSVDHHPGAQTPPPAGFQQQPGSSPSTTGHPN, encoded by the coding sequence ATGGAGAGGGTTGACGGAGGAGCGGGGCTGGGTGCGCGTGGGTCTGCGGCGGCGATGCTGGGCATGGAGATGCACCTCGTCCACCAGCCGCAGCCGCAGATCCACGCGGCCTCCTCGTTCCAGCAGCCGCCGGAGCACCTCCACCATGCCAACGGCGGCGGCTTGCAGGTCCAGCACCACCAGGCCATGCCGGTGAGGCAGCAGCACCCGCAGCCGCCGTACGCGGCTTATGTGGCGCCGCCGTCGAGGGCGGTCAAGGCGCATGAAGAGGAGGAGATGGGCAACGGCGTCGGGAATGGCGGCGGCGTCGTGCAGCAGCcgagggcgggggcgggggcgggggcggcggggtgCCCGTGGTCCCGGATGAAGTGGACGGACGCGATGGTGCGTCTGCTCATCGCGGTGGTGTACAACGCCGGGGACGACGGGGAGGGCGTGTCTGCAGGAGGCAAGGCGGCGGCGTCGCACTCGCACGGGAAGGCGGGGGCCtctgcggcggcggcgcacggaggGCACGGGCCGCAGGCGGCGGCGCAGCAGAAGAAGGGTAAGTGGAAGTCCGTGTCCCGGGCGATGATGGAGAACGGCTTCGCGGTGTCGCCGCAGCAGTGCGAGGACAAGTTCAACGACCTCAACAAGCGCTACAAGCGCGTCGTCGACCTGCTCGGCCGCGGCACGGCGTGCAAGGTGGTCGAGAACCCCGCGCTGCTCGACGCCATGGGCGAGCTCACCGCCAAGGCCAAGGAGGAGGCGCGCAAGCTGCTCAGCTCCAAGCACCTCTTCTTCCGCGAGATGTGCACCTACCACAACCCCCCCGGCGCCGCCGCAGCAGCCTCGCACGGCACCGACGACGGCGCGGCCTGCTTCCACCACCCGCAGCCGGCGGCAGTGCCCGGCGCTGCCAACTCGTCCGCCGGCCGCCAGGTGGTAGCGATGGTGAATTCCTCCACGCGTTCTGAGGACGACAGCGAGGACGACGTCCTCAGCAGCAAAGAggctgaagaggaggaggaggacgacgactacgACCTGGACGACGTGGAGGAGAAGGCGCCGGGCACCAACCGCCGCGGGGGCTGCGTCGACGACGGCAATGGCTTCCACAACTACGGCGGGCACAAGAACAAGCGCCGTCGCGGCGAGAGCAACGCTGCGGCCGGAGAAGACGGAGAAGAGGACGGGAACAAGCACGCCCGCAGGAGGCCGTGCGCCATGCAGCAGCTGCAGCGCGAGCTggccgcggcggaggccggcggcgaCCAGCAGCAGCTGCGGCAGTGGATGCAGCGGCGCGCGCTGGAGCTGGAGAAGCAGAAGCTGGCGTACGAGGTCCGCGAGTACGCGCTGGAGAAGCAGCGCCACAAGTGGGAGCAGTTCAAGGCCACCAAGGAGTGGGACATGGAGCACGAGCGGCTGCGGATCGAGCGCCGGCGCGTCGACGGCCAGCGCATGCTGCTCGTGCTCAAGCAGAAGGAGTTCGACCTGGACCTCGCCGAGGCCTACAACAACTACTCGTCGTCCGTGGACCACCACCCGGGCGCCCagaccccgccgcccgccggctTCCAGCAGCAGCCGGGCTCCAGCCCCTCCACCACAGGGCACCCCAACTAG